Proteins from a genomic interval of Kribbella aluminosa:
- a CDS encoding glycosyltransferase family 2 protein — MEQEAPAGWEFFDSVDFPTDHTGGHMRRPRVRHVVTAVVVGHEGAAWLPRLSESLWALNPRPDRLIAVDTGSTDETAELLAAMPGVEPVVSVSARTGFGVAVARGLETHGFAPIPSAVGPYGDDGQVPVVEWLWLLHDDCAPAPKALEKLLLQATISPETGVWGPKLRLWPRDRELLEVGVTTSLGGRRDTGIENGELDQGQHDQPRNVLAVSSAGMLVRRDVWEALHGFDPRLPMFRDDIDFGWRASRAGYQVGVAPDAVVYHAQAAATGERALAGTRRHAYQLDRAHAYYTVLANAPGKLLPLLILRFLFGTVLRSIWFVIGKTPSGAVDEWTALLGTLLAGGWTTARKNRRDLNQVPYDDIKGLFSRSVHALRHNLEETTSTISERIREAWADEPDEQVVTTARRAKSTARVAVDQPRWRRQLIRRPFLVAWVVLALGAVLAARGLIGGGTLRSHLLLPAQENLAALWHAAASAPPGVTPPAWLGQMWAFSTILFGPGGATNILLLGAVPLAGLAAWALLRSFVVDRVARAWGASAYGLAVFTNGAISQGRLGTCVAAIVLPLLGAAVHTVARRRRVVVQGSWRAAWFAGACLAVLFAFTPALGLLIAVVLVLGAVFGLGWRRQGRQLVFSVVLGLLLVLPWTIDLVRHPSKLGQEAGGPPTAAVGPGDSLLHLLTGTPIGAPTPWWFAVPLIVVALVALLRESRQRYELLGWFAALAGLAGTLLSSRLGGGSGPLMFLMTAGWIMSVTVAWDSVGKSRELIVQGVLGLALVTTIVTAGFWMVRGADGPLWRGSAQDLPAYLVASQDPPDNQSILVVRKADGGQMRFSLVKNGGPRMGALEAAPTPAQTKPITDVLATLGGGGSGEEGRQLAGLAIDYVYLPGPVDPTLQAALDSLPGLTRASANDGDASWLVDRSKIEGRTPIVDQTHSLWRILGLIGWIIALIFCLPTVRRTVAVPQGTHARRDPR, encoded by the coding sequence ATGGAACAAGAAGCTCCGGCTGGTTGGGAATTCTTCGACTCCGTCGACTTCCCGACCGATCACACTGGCGGCCACATGCGCCGTCCGCGGGTCCGGCATGTCGTCACCGCCGTGGTGGTCGGGCATGAGGGCGCGGCCTGGCTGCCGCGGCTGTCCGAGTCCTTGTGGGCACTCAACCCGCGTCCGGACCGGCTGATCGCGGTCGACACCGGCTCCACCGACGAGACCGCCGAACTGCTGGCCGCGATGCCCGGCGTCGAGCCCGTGGTCAGCGTGTCCGCGCGGACCGGCTTCGGCGTGGCCGTCGCCCGCGGCCTGGAAACGCACGGTTTCGCGCCGATCCCGAGCGCCGTCGGTCCGTACGGCGACGACGGCCAGGTGCCGGTGGTGGAGTGGCTGTGGCTGCTGCACGACGACTGCGCGCCGGCTCCGAAGGCACTGGAGAAGTTGTTGCTCCAGGCCACTATTTCGCCGGAAACCGGAGTGTGGGGTCCGAAGCTCCGGCTCTGGCCGCGGGACCGCGAGCTGCTCGAGGTCGGTGTCACCACGTCGCTCGGCGGTCGCCGCGACACCGGGATCGAGAACGGCGAGCTCGACCAGGGCCAGCACGACCAGCCGCGGAACGTGCTCGCGGTCAGCTCGGCCGGCATGCTGGTCCGCCGCGACGTCTGGGAGGCGCTGCACGGGTTCGACCCGCGGCTGCCGATGTTCCGCGACGACATCGACTTCGGCTGGCGCGCGAGCCGCGCCGGGTACCAGGTCGGCGTCGCGCCGGACGCGGTCGTCTACCACGCCCAGGCCGCGGCCACCGGCGAGCGGGCACTGGCCGGCACCCGGCGGCACGCGTACCAGCTCGACCGCGCCCATGCGTACTACACCGTTCTTGCGAACGCTCCTGGCAAACTGCTGCCGCTGCTGATCCTGCGGTTCCTGTTCGGCACCGTGCTGCGGTCGATCTGGTTCGTGATCGGCAAGACACCGTCCGGCGCGGTCGACGAGTGGACGGCGCTGCTGGGCACGCTGCTCGCGGGCGGCTGGACCACGGCCCGGAAGAACCGCCGGGATCTCAACCAGGTCCCGTACGACGACATCAAGGGCCTGTTCTCCCGGTCCGTGCACGCACTGCGGCACAACCTGGAGGAGACCACCAGCACGATCTCCGAGCGGATCCGCGAAGCCTGGGCGGACGAGCCCGACGAACAGGTCGTCACCACGGCCCGCCGGGCGAAGTCGACCGCGCGCGTCGCGGTCGACCAGCCGCGCTGGCGCCGGCAACTGATCCGGCGGCCGTTCCTGGTCGCTTGGGTGGTGCTCGCGCTCGGGGCGGTCCTGGCGGCTCGTGGCCTGATCGGCGGCGGTACGCTGCGTTCGCACCTGCTGCTCCCGGCTCAGGAGAACCTCGCGGCGCTGTGGCACGCGGCCGCGTCCGCTCCGCCCGGCGTCACTCCGCCGGCGTGGTTGGGGCAGATGTGGGCGTTCTCCACGATCCTGTTCGGTCCGGGCGGTGCGACGAACATCCTGCTGCTCGGCGCGGTTCCGCTGGCCGGTCTCGCGGCGTGGGCGTTGCTCCGGTCCTTCGTCGTCGACCGCGTGGCCCGCGCCTGGGGCGCATCGGCGTACGGGCTGGCGGTCTTCACGAACGGTGCGATCTCGCAGGGGCGGCTCGGGACGTGTGTGGCGGCGATCGTGCTGCCGCTGCTCGGTGCCGCCGTCCACACCGTCGCGCGGCGGCGACGTGTGGTTGTGCAGGGCAGCTGGCGGGCCGCGTGGTTCGCCGGCGCCTGTCTGGCCGTGCTGTTCGCGTTCACGCCGGCGCTCGGTCTGCTGATCGCCGTCGTCCTGGTGCTGGGCGCGGTGTTCGGCCTCGGCTGGCGGCGCCAGGGGCGACAGCTGGTCTTCTCGGTCGTGCTCGGTCTGCTGCTGGTGCTGCCGTGGACGATCGACCTGGTGCGGCACCCGTCGAAGCTGGGCCAGGAAGCGGGCGGCCCGCCGACCGCCGCGGTCGGTCCGGGTGACAGCCTGCTGCATCTGCTGACCGGTACGCCGATCGGTGCCCCGACGCCCTGGTGGTTCGCCGTACCGCTGATCGTGGTGGCGCTGGTCGCGCTGCTGCGCGAGTCGCGGCAGCGGTACGAGTTGCTCGGCTGGTTCGCCGCGCTGGCCGGTCTGGCCGGGACGCTGCTCTCGAGCCGGCTCGGCGGCGGCAGCGGGCCGTTGATGTTCCTGATGACGGCCGGCTGGATCATGTCGGTCACGGTCGCCTGGGACTCGGTCGGGAAGTCCCGGGAGCTCATCGTCCAGGGCGTGCTCGGGCTCGCGCTGGTGACGACGATCGTGACGGCGGGCTTCTGGATGGTGCGCGGCGCCGACGGTCCGCTCTGGCGCGGCTCGGCGCAGGACCTCCCGGCGTACCTGGTGGCCTCGCAGGATCCGCCGGACAACCAGTCGATCCTGGTCGTACGCAAGGCGGACGGCGGCCAGATGCGGTTCTCGCTGGTGAAGAACGGCGGCCCGCGGATGGGCGCGCTCGAGGCGGCGCCGACCCCGGCGCAGACCAAGCCGATCACCGACGTCCTGGCGACCCTCGGCGGTGGTGGTAGCGGCGAGGAGGGGCGGCAGTTGGCCGGCCTCGCGATCGACTACGTGTACCTGCCCGGTCCGGTGGACCCGACGTTGCAGGCGGCGCTCGACTCGCTGCCGGGCCTGACCCGGGCCAGCGCGAACGACGGCGACGCCTCGTGGCTGGTGGACCGCTCGAAGATCGAGGGCAGGACGCCGATCGTCGACCAGACGCATTCGCTGTGGCGCATCCTCGGGCTGATCGGCTGGATCATCGCGCTGATCTTCTGCCTGCCGACGGTCCGCCGTACCGTCGCCGTACCGCAAGGCACGCACGCGAGAAGGGACCCCCGGTGA
- a CDS encoding Gfo/Idh/MocA family protein, with amino-acid sequence MNDQKLRVGVVGLGFAGRTALEAFSELPDVEVIALAGLEKDTLTSLGEKHGVPHLYEKWEDLLATPGLEAVSIGTPTQLHAPIALAALGKGLHVLSEKPLARTVAEGTAMVEASKQAGRVLKVVFNHRERGDVAALKHQIDEGQLGRIYYAKAHWMRRNGIPGMGGWFTNRELSGGGPLIDLGVHILDMALHLLGEPEISTVSADTFAELGPRGKGSASTPDRPTVDTLGSKFEVEDLATAYLRLKGGGALQLETSWATYRAPGDNFGIELFGTEGGAKIDVQNYTTADTLRIFTDVAGVPAEVKPATGAGPRAPRGGEGVRADRAER; translated from the coding sequence GTGAACGATCAAAAACTGCGGGTCGGTGTGGTCGGACTGGGTTTCGCCGGCAGGACCGCGCTGGAGGCGTTCTCCGAGTTGCCGGACGTCGAGGTGATTGCGCTGGCGGGCCTGGAGAAGGACACGCTGACCAGCCTCGGCGAGAAACACGGCGTACCCCATCTGTACGAGAAGTGGGAAGACCTGCTCGCGACGCCGGGGCTGGAGGCGGTCAGCATCGGTACGCCGACGCAGCTGCACGCCCCGATCGCGCTGGCGGCGCTCGGCAAGGGTCTGCACGTGCTGTCCGAGAAGCCGCTGGCCCGGACGGTCGCCGAAGGTACGGCGATGGTCGAGGCCTCGAAGCAGGCCGGCCGGGTGCTGAAGGTGGTGTTCAACCATCGCGAGCGCGGTGACGTGGCGGCCCTGAAGCACCAGATCGACGAGGGTCAGCTGGGCCGGATCTACTACGCGAAGGCGCACTGGATGCGCCGCAACGGCATCCCGGGGATGGGCGGCTGGTTCACGAACCGGGAGCTGTCCGGCGGCGGGCCGCTGATCGACCTGGGCGTGCACATCCTCGACATGGCGCTGCACCTGCTCGGCGAGCCGGAGATCAGCACGGTGTCCGCGGACACGTTCGCGGAGCTCGGGCCGCGCGGCAAGGGCAGCGCGAGTACGCCGGACCGCCCGACCGTCGACACCCTCGGGTCGAAGTTCGAGGTCGAGGACCTGGCGACGGCGTACCTGCGGCTGAAGGGCGGCGGCGCGCTGCAGCTGGAGACCAGCTGGGCGACGTACCGGGCGCCCGGCGACAACTTCGGGATCGAGCTGTTCGGCACCGAGGGCGGCGCGAAGATCGACGTACAGAACTACACCACCGCGGACACGCTGCGGATCTTCACCGACGTGGCCGGGGTCCCGGCCGAGGTGAAGCCGGCCACCGGTGCGGGGCCTCGGGCACCGCGCGGTGGTGAAGGAGTTCGTGCGGATCGTGCGGAGCGGTGA
- a CDS encoding WhiB family transcriptional regulator: MAIVDGEAIEEEPNWQERALCAQTDPEAFFPEKGGSTREAKKVCLGCDVRGECLEYALQNDERFGIWGGLSERERRKLKKKAV; the protein is encoded by the coding sequence ATGGCGATTGTCGACGGTGAGGCGATCGAGGAGGAGCCGAACTGGCAGGAAAGGGCGCTGTGCGCCCAGACCGATCCAGAGGCTTTCTTCCCGGAGAAGGGCGGTTCCACCCGCGAGGCCAAGAAGGTGTGCCTCGGCTGCGACGTCCGGGGCGAATGCCTCGAGTACGCGCTGCAGAACGACGAACGCTTCGGAATCTGGGGCGGTCTGTCGGAGCGGGAGCGCCGCAAGCTGAAGAAGAAGGCCGTCTGA
- a CDS encoding DUF3105 domain-containing protein, which yields MIEKMQREQAASDRRRTVIIVVCSIVVGLAIIAYPAIKLVQDSRTKNQALTDFGVAAGSASCDPATNDTAGGTQDHRPDGEKILYSVSPPSSGPHYAVWAPFGKKFYSMTDRPPVENLVHNLEHGYTILWYRDTLPKDQIDKIEKIAKSKLPDTSLNKLIAAPYKQSEGKGWPDGKNLAFAHWSGPGTDQKSYGHRQFCSSVSGEALKQFMEKYPATDAQEPNGG from the coding sequence ATGATCGAGAAGATGCAGCGCGAGCAGGCCGCCTCGGACCGCCGCCGTACCGTGATCATCGTGGTCTGCTCGATCGTGGTCGGACTGGCCATCATCGCCTACCCGGCGATCAAGCTCGTCCAGGACTCCCGGACCAAGAACCAGGCACTCACCGACTTCGGTGTCGCGGCCGGCTCCGCGTCCTGCGACCCGGCCACCAACGACACCGCCGGCGGCACCCAGGACCACCGCCCCGACGGCGAGAAGATCCTGTACTCCGTGTCCCCGCCGTCCTCCGGCCCGCACTACGCGGTCTGGGCGCCGTTCGGCAAGAAGTTCTACTCGATGACCGACCGGCCGCCGGTGGAGAACCTGGTGCACAACCTCGAGCACGGGTACACGATCCTCTGGTACCGCGACACCCTGCCGAAGGACCAGATCGACAAGATCGAGAAGATCGCCAAGTCGAAACTGCCGGACACCTCGCTGAACAAGCTCATCGCCGCCCCCTACAAGCAGTCCGAGGGCAAGGGCTGGCCGGACGGCAAGAACCTCGCCTTCGCCCACTGGAGCGGCCCCGGCACCGACCAGAAGTCCTACGGCCACCGCCAGTTCTGCAGCTCGGTGAGCGGCGAGGCCCTCAAACAGTTCATGGAGAAATACCCCGCCACCGACGCCCAGGAACCCAACGGCGGCTGA
- a CDS encoding DUF5719 family protein, with translation MSRLLSDPRLRIGAVVAAMAVLAGLGVITHPGKADTRVEAAAAKPARAVVNRTALACPVVAPGGRMTSVVNAVSPTLPEGTATSPGTAQPLSIVPLPATSNPVGSLLKRGTIGSSPVAVSPVPLSIQGSGPLAAGTVGTSTTTAPDGEVNRGMASVPCQLPGSDFWFVGASGASDRRDVLVLTNLDSINAEVNVSVYSRAGSADLPAARGIVVPARGTSEVFLRQVAPNLRDIALHVESTGGRVAAAVRSNASTGSSPAGVDWLNTSAPPATMVFVPAVAPGGGGRILSIANPTDLQATASLTINGPNGPFKPAGLETVAVPAGTVRTISLGKVLNGDASAITINSDQPVTAAMRTTDASQTEFSSIGSAEALTGPAYLVLPVHKQPAVLQVTAPGKTGSVKFELRDAAGRVLVTRALDVLNGATTPISFPAQPRPTYLMVQQTRGTVVAGVTLMPAPKPAKDDVPQVAAWPLSTSLVFQAQLGAQPDVSAALR, from the coding sequence GTGAGCCGGTTGCTGTCCGACCCGCGCCTCCGGATCGGGGCCGTCGTCGCCGCCATGGCCGTGCTGGCCGGGCTCGGAGTGATCACTCATCCGGGCAAGGCCGACACCCGCGTGGAGGCGGCCGCCGCCAAGCCTGCGCGGGCCGTCGTGAACCGGACGGCGCTCGCGTGCCCGGTGGTCGCGCCCGGCGGCAGGATGACCAGCGTGGTGAACGCGGTCTCGCCGACGCTGCCCGAAGGTACGGCGACCTCGCCCGGGACCGCTCAGCCGTTGTCGATCGTGCCGCTGCCGGCCACGTCCAACCCGGTCGGATCCCTGCTCAAGCGCGGCACCATCGGCTCGAGCCCCGTGGCGGTCAGCCCGGTGCCGCTGTCGATCCAGGGCAGCGGTCCGCTGGCGGCCGGGACGGTCGGCACGAGTACGACGACCGCGCCGGACGGCGAGGTGAACCGCGGGATGGCCAGCGTGCCGTGCCAGCTGCCCGGATCGGACTTCTGGTTCGTCGGCGCGTCCGGGGCGAGCGATCGCCGCGACGTCCTGGTCCTCACGAACCTGGACAGCATCAACGCCGAGGTGAACGTCAGCGTGTACTCCCGCGCCGGCTCCGCCGACCTGCCCGCGGCCCGCGGCATCGTGGTGCCGGCCCGCGGTACGTCGGAGGTGTTCCTCCGGCAGGTCGCTCCGAACCTCCGGGACATCGCCCTGCACGTCGAGTCGACCGGCGGCCGGGTCGCCGCCGCGGTCCGGTCGAACGCATCGACCGGTAGCAGTCCGGCCGGTGTGGACTGGCTGAACACGTCGGCACCGCCGGCCACCATGGTGTTCGTGCCCGCGGTGGCGCCCGGCGGCGGGGGACGGATCCTCTCGATCGCGAACCCGACCGACCTGCAGGCGACCGCGAGCCTGACGATCAACGGCCCGAACGGCCCGTTCAAGCCGGCCGGGCTGGAGACCGTCGCGGTGCCCGCCGGTACGGTCCGGACGATCTCGCTCGGCAAGGTGCTGAACGGCGATGCGAGCGCGATCACGATCAACTCCGACCAGCCGGTGACCGCGGCGATGCGGACCACCGACGCCAGCCAGACCGAGTTCTCGTCGATCGGGTCCGCGGAGGCGTTGACCGGCCCGGCGTACCTGGTGCTGCCGGTGCACAAGCAGCCGGCCGTTCTACAGGTGACGGCGCCGGGGAAGACCGGGAGCGTCAAGTTCGAGCTGCGCGATGCGGCCGGACGGGTGCTGGTCACGCGGGCGCTCGACGTCCTCAACGGTGCGACGACGCCGATCTCGTTCCCGGCGCAGCCGCGGCCGACGTACCTGATGGTGCAGCAGACCCGCGGGACCGTGGTCGCGGGCGTCACGCTGATGCCGGCGCCGAAGCCCGCGAAGGACGACGTACCGCAGGTGGCCGCGTGGCCGCTGTCGACGTCCTTGGTGTTCCAGGCCCAGCTCGGCGCGCAGCCTGACGTGAGCGCCGCGCTCCGTTAA
- a CDS encoding coenzyme F420-0:L-glutamate ligase, which yields MRKHLEIFPVTGLPEVAAGADLAALIADGTDLRDGDVVSVTSKIVSKAEGRLTYGTRQEAIDAELVRVVAQRGDTRIVQTRHGLVMAAAGTDTSNTAPGTVLLLPVDPDESARSLRSALKERYDVNVGVVVTDTLGRPWRTGQTDVAIGAAGVRVVEDLRGTTDSHGNVLAVTEPALADEIAGASELVKGKADGVPVAVLRGLEDVVLPVGSDGPGARALVRDAEHDMFSLGTREAARAAVLDRQPPAGPREADTAVWSDLPGVDGVRLEVGGNAVTVVGEDPVTVGVVAERLAVLLHAEGYGVAVRPGPGSAATVTFGSRSR from the coding sequence ATGAGGAAGCACCTGGAGATCTTTCCGGTGACCGGGCTGCCCGAGGTGGCGGCGGGGGCCGACCTGGCCGCGCTGATCGCGGACGGCACCGACCTGCGCGACGGCGACGTGGTCTCGGTGACGTCCAAGATCGTCAGCAAGGCGGAGGGCCGGCTCACGTACGGCACCCGGCAGGAGGCGATCGACGCCGAGCTCGTCCGGGTGGTCGCGCAACGCGGCGACACCCGGATCGTGCAGACCCGGCACGGCCTGGTGATGGCCGCGGCCGGCACCGACACCTCGAACACGGCGCCCGGCACGGTCCTGCTGCTCCCGGTCGACCCGGACGAGTCCGCGCGCTCATTGCGCTCGGCCTTGAAGGAGCGGTACGACGTGAACGTCGGCGTCGTCGTCACCGACACGCTCGGCCGCCCGTGGCGCACCGGCCAGACCGACGTGGCGATCGGCGCCGCCGGGGTCCGCGTGGTCGAGGACCTGCGCGGTACGACGGACAGCCACGGCAACGTCCTCGCGGTCACCGAGCCCGCGCTCGCGGACGAGATCGCGGGCGCCAGCGAACTGGTGAAGGGCAAGGCCGACGGCGTACCGGTCGCGGTGCTGCGCGGGCTCGAGGACGTCGTACTGCCGGTCGGCTCGGATGGTCCCGGGGCGCGGGCGCTGGTACGGGACGCCGAGCACGACATGTTCAGCCTCGGAACCCGCGAGGCGGCGCGGGCCGCCGTACTCGACCGGCAACCACCGGCCGGGCCGCGGGAGGCGGATACCGCGGTGTGGTCGGACCTGCCGGGTGTCGACGGGGTGCGGTTGGAGGTCGGTGGCAACGCTGTCACCGTGGTCGGTGAGGATCCCGTGACGGTCGGGGTGGTCGCGGAGCGGCTCGCGGTGCTGCTGCATGCGGAGGGTTACGGGGTCGCGGTGCGGCCCGGTCCCGGCAGTGCGGCGACGGTCACGTTCGGCTCACGGTCGAGGTAG
- a CDS encoding DUF3499 domain-containing protein yields MSIARICSRAGCQKPAVSTLTYVYADSTCVLGPLATYAEPHCYDLCADHADRLTAPNGWEVIRLAPDPAAAGPSSDDLEALANAVREAARPLPPRGEPRAGTPGAPVEVARRGHLRMLQDPGANTTEG; encoded by the coding sequence GTGAGCATCGCCAGGATCTGTTCGCGCGCCGGATGTCAGAAGCCGGCTGTGTCGACGCTCACCTACGTGTACGCCGACTCGACCTGTGTCCTCGGTCCGCTGGCCACGTACGCCGAGCCGCACTGCTACGACCTGTGCGCCGACCACGCCGACCGCCTCACCGCGCCGAACGGGTGGGAGGTCATCCGGCTCGCTCCGGACCCGGCCGCGGCCGGTCCGTCGTCGGACGACCTCGAGGCGCTGGCGAACGCGGTCCGGGAAGCAGCCCGCCCGCTCCCACCGCGCGGCGAGCCCCGCGCCGGCACCCCGGGCGCCCCGGTCGAAGTCGCCCGCCGCGGTCACCTCCGGATGCTCCAGGACCCGGGCGCCAACACCACCGAGGGTTAA
- the cofD gene encoding 2-phospho-L-lactate transferase — translation MQVRTHLPKRFPERVTVLAGGIGGSAFLRGLLKARPDAEITVVGNTADDITLFGLRVCPDLDTVMYTLGGGISEERKWGREDETWVIKEELAAYGVEPTWFGLGDRDVATHLVRTQMLDAGYSLTAVTEALCARWKLPVRLLPMSDDRIETHVVVDDPEQPGRRKAIHFQEYWVRYQAGIPAHQIVAVGQDKAKPAPGVLDAIADCDVLIVPPSNPVVSVGTILGVPGIREAVRETAAPVIGLSPIIGTGPVRGMADKVLATVGVAATASAVARYYGSRASGGILDGWLIDTSDAIQADSIAGAGIHVQAVPLWMTDETTTAAMADAALTLAEAVRR, via the coding sequence ATGCAAGTTCGCACCCACCTGCCCAAGCGATTCCCCGAGCGTGTCACCGTGCTGGCCGGCGGCATCGGCGGTTCCGCCTTCCTGCGTGGTCTGCTCAAGGCCCGTCCCGACGCCGAGATCACCGTCGTCGGGAACACCGCGGACGACATCACCCTGTTCGGCCTGCGGGTCTGCCCCGACCTCGACACCGTCATGTACACCCTCGGCGGCGGCATCTCGGAGGAGCGCAAGTGGGGCCGTGAGGACGAGACCTGGGTGATCAAGGAGGAGCTCGCGGCGTACGGCGTGGAGCCCACCTGGTTCGGGCTCGGCGACCGCGACGTCGCGACGCACCTGGTGCGGACCCAGATGCTGGACGCCGGGTACAGCCTGACCGCGGTCACCGAAGCGCTCTGCGCCCGCTGGAAGCTCCCGGTCCGGCTGCTGCCGATGAGCGACGACCGGATCGAGACCCACGTGGTGGTGGACGACCCGGAGCAGCCGGGCCGCCGCAAGGCCATTCATTTCCAGGAGTACTGGGTCCGCTACCAGGCGGGCATCCCGGCACACCAGATCGTTGCCGTCGGCCAGGACAAGGCCAAGCCCGCGCCCGGCGTCCTGGACGCGATCGCGGACTGCGACGTACTGATCGTCCCGCCGTCCAACCCGGTGGTCTCGGTCGGCACGATCCTCGGCGTACCGGGAATCCGGGAGGCGGTCCGGGAGACCGCCGCCCCGGTCATCGGGCTGTCGCCGATCATCGGGACCGGCCCGGTCCGCGGGATGGCCGACAAGGTGCTGGCCACGGTCGGCGTCGCGGCCACCGCGTCGGCGGTCGCGCGGTACTACGGCTCGCGCGCGTCCGGCGGCATCCTGGACGGCTGGCTGATCGACACCTCGGACGCGATCCAGGCGGATTCGATCGCCGGAGCCGGAATTCACGTCCAGGCGGTGCCGTTGTGGATGACGGACGAGACCACCACCGCCGCGATGGCTGACGCGGCACTGACCCTCGCGGAGGCCGTACGGCGATGA
- a CDS encoding metallopeptidase family protein — MTEARRHRRHIDRHGRGMLGPISRPSRFAPRGLPLQRSAAAQFDEVVAIEVTRLEKRLPQVIARVEFAIEDVPNLELDATEIPLTHATGGTSHEPYRIVVFRRPIELRAERSGSSLSWLVRSALVLELADVLALAPEQIDPDFDPDGD; from the coding sequence GTGACCGAGGCTCGCCGTCATCGCAGGCACATAGACCGCCACGGCCGTGGAATGCTCGGCCCGATCAGCCGGCCGAGCAGGTTCGCGCCGCGTGGCCTGCCGCTGCAGCGGTCCGCCGCCGCGCAGTTCGACGAGGTGGTCGCGATCGAGGTGACCCGGCTGGAGAAGCGGCTGCCGCAGGTGATCGCCCGGGTCGAGTTCGCGATCGAGGACGTCCCGAACCTGGAGCTCGACGCGACCGAGATCCCGCTCACCCACGCCACCGGCGGTACGTCGCACGAGCCGTACCGGATCGTGGTGTTCCGGCGCCCGATCGAGCTCCGCGCCGAACGCTCCGGCAGCAGCCTGTCCTGGCTGGTCCGGTCGGCCCTGGTGCTGGAGCTGGCCGACGTACTGGCGCTGGCTCCCGAGCAGATCGACCCCGACTTCGATCCCGACGGCGACTGA
- a CDS encoding ThuA domain-containing protein encodes MPRTAQGPIRVTVWGENVHEGRDETVRKVYPDTMHETIAAALRDKLGQEVVVRTAWLQQDEHGLTEEVLADTDVLTWWGHAAHGDVDDAIVDRVQQHVLSGMGLIALHSAHFSKIFIRLMGTTCSLDWRAENDRELIWTVAAGHPIAQGVPHPLVIEREEMYGELFDIPQPDELVFVSSFSGGEVFRSGCCYRRGQGRVFYFRPGDQEYPTYHQPEIHQILANATKWAAPVVPRQLPTVHHRATPGWFEKA; translated from the coding sequence ATGCCTAGGACAGCTCAGGGTCCGATCCGCGTCACGGTGTGGGGCGAGAACGTCCACGAGGGACGCGACGAGACCGTCCGGAAGGTCTACCCGGACACCATGCACGAGACGATCGCGGCGGCGCTGCGGGACAAGCTCGGGCAGGAGGTCGTGGTCCGTACGGCATGGTTGCAGCAGGACGAGCACGGCCTCACCGAGGAGGTGCTCGCGGACACCGACGTACTCACCTGGTGGGGGCACGCCGCGCACGGCGACGTCGACGACGCGATCGTGGACCGGGTCCAGCAGCACGTGCTGTCCGGGATGGGCCTGATCGCGCTGCACTCCGCGCACTTCTCGAAGATCTTCATCCGGTTGATGGGGACGACCTGCTCGCTGGACTGGCGGGCCGAGAACGACCGCGAGCTGATCTGGACGGTCGCCGCCGGCCACCCGATCGCGCAGGGCGTCCCGCACCCGCTGGTGATCGAGCGCGAGGAGATGTACGGCGAGCTGTTCGACATCCCGCAGCCGGACGAGCTGGTCTTCGTCAGCTCGTTCTCCGGCGGCGAGGTGTTCCGCTCCGGCTGCTGCTACCGCCGCGGCCAGGGCCGGGTCTTCTACTTCCGCCCCGGCGACCAGGAGTACCCGACGTACCACCAGCCCGAGATCCACCAGATCCTCGCCAACGCCACCAAATGGGCCGCACCGGTGGTCCCGCGCCAACTCCCCACCGT